The genomic segment GGGTCAGTGATCTCGCGTCAGCGGGCGCCGCGCTGCGTGACTCGGCCCAGAGCGTCCGCGAGCAGGAAGGCCGACCGGTGAGGGTCCGTTACGGTCACGCGGAAGAGCAGGGCCTTGGTCTTCGGGTCGTGGTCGACATCGATGCGCCAGGTGCCGGCGTCGCTGACACCGAGGGTGGTGCGCGCCTCGCGGACCAGGCCGGGGAGCCGTTCGTACGGGAGGGTCCGCAGGTCGATCGGCGGGTGAGCGGCGGTCGACTCTCCGGAGCCGGCACCGCGGGCCGACATCCGGTGGTCCTCGATGGTGAATTCGACGGCCATCGGCGAGTGTGTCGCGATCATCTCGGCGGCGGTGCGGCGCATCCGTCCGTCCTGCAGCATCGACTCCGAGGTCTGCGCGGTCGTCGTGCTCGACGACGAAGTGGTCGTTGAGGACGAAGAGCTCCCCGTTCCCCCGGACTTCACCCCACCCGTGTGCTCATCGCGGAACAGTTCCGCGCGGAACAGCAGAACGACGATCGCCGCACCGATGAGAATCCCCGCGACGCCGATCAGGCAGCACGAACCCCACTTGGTCGGATCCTTCACCAGACTGGACTCCGGGGCGGAGTCCAGCAACGCCTCGGCCGCCCTCGCCGCCCACTCCTGGTCCGGTTCGGTGATGATCCTGACGGACCACGGCTCGTCGGCGGGGTACTCGACCACCACGATGCCGCGCGGCCGGTAGTCGGGGACGTCGACCAGGTTGATCGGCTGGGAGAACTCGACCCGGTAGGCCGCCCGGTCGTCCGGCGCCACCGTCAGGACGAACCTGATCGGAACGTCCGCCGACTCACCACTGGTGGCGCGCCGGCTCTCGATCATGGCCAGGGCCCGGTGCTTCTCCTGAGGTGGCCTCCGCGCACGCTTCAGCCGCCCCGCGACGGTCATGCCCGCGAACGTGAGAACGAGGAGCCCGCCGCCGGCACACCACAGCGCCACGTTCCCGATCACGATCCCGACGACGACGCACGCCACCGCGGCACCGGCCACCGCGGCGGCCACGAATCCGCGGATCAGCACCACCGGTCCTGCGCGATGGGGGGCGGGGGCTTCAGTGATCGTCACGGTGCGATTGTGCCGTGAACCGGCGGCCACCGAAAGATCTTTCCGCGGACCACCGGCGGAACAGTCGATTTCCCTCCGGAAACCGCATCGACCCCATCGACGGTACCGATCGCACGGCAACGGAAGGAACGGCGGGAACCGAAGGAACGGAAAGGCTAGGCGAGCGTGATGACATGGCGCGTGGAGAATTCCTCACCGACGCCCTCGCCGTCCGGTCCGTACACGAACTCGGCCAGAAAGGGATTGCGGTTGGCGGTCGCCAGCGGCAGCCACGCCAGCAGGTTGCCGTAGCCCCCGCAGACCGCCTCCCCGCCGTCACCACCGTGAACGGCGGTCACGTCACTGCTCAGTTCCGTGCGGTAGACGTCGTAGGCGATGCGCAGCCCGAAGACACTCAGCTCATGCTGGGGACCGTTGCCGTCCTCGTCCGGCGTCCCGTCGAGGGAGCACTCGTCGCCCCACCGGAAGAGGGTGGCCGCTCCGGCTCCGCAGGCGTACTCCCACTCGTCGGCGCTGGGCATCCGCACGCCGTTCTTCGCCAGCAGGGCCGGCATGTCGGCGGGCAGCTCGGTGAGGTCCTCGTCCTCGACGCTCATGAGCATCGTGGCCAACGTGACGGTCCGGCGCGGACTGACCAGCTCGGCGAGATGGGCCTTCAGGTCCGATCCGTAGCCGAAGCCCTCTTCCATGCTCGCCGCGTAGTCGGCGAGTTGCCCCGGTGTCGGCTGCCAGGCGTCGACGTCGAAGCCGAGCGTCACCTCACCGCCGGGTATCAGAGCGAACTCCCGCCCGTCCTTCTCGATGCGGGCACGGTGCCACGGCGCGCCGAGGCGCTCGGCGGCACCGACCAGGGACACGCGGCCGCCGACCCGGTCGGCGGCCAGCTGTGCGAAGCGCCGGGCGGCCGGCAGATCGAGTGACTGCCACTGGTCAAGAGTGAGATCGGCGAGAGACATGTCAAGCAGTCTCACACGGACCACTGACACAACCCCGACCGGCCAACCGGCCGCCCCCGGCGCACGATTCAGTCCCCATCGTTCAGCAGGTCCGCAATTCATGTCCGGGACACCGGACCTTTCGTCCGGAGACTTCTGCGGCCGACGTCACGGTCGTAGAGTTGCCCGATTCCCGGCCAGGAATCCGGGCGAGAATGTCTCACCCCATATGTATTGCTATGGAGTTGATGTGCGCAGCATGCTGTCGTCGACGACAATCCCCGGAACAGCGGCGATCCGCCGCCCGATGCGCCCGATGCGCCCGGGAAGGTTCCGCCGGTCCGCGCTCGCAAGCGTCCTCAGCGCGGCGGCTCTGGTGATGGTGGTCCCCACCGACGCGAGCGCCTCCATCCTCCAGTCGCTGCCGCAGAACGCCGACGGTCTCGAGCAGTCCTTCTCCCCGGCCTTCGACTACGACGGGGACGGCTGCTACGCGACCGCCGCCATCGGCACCGACGGCACCCTCAACCCCGGCCTGAAGCCGGGCGGGGACGTGAACGGGCACTGCCACGACTACCCCCAGCTGGCGAACTCCAACACGTACTCACGCGAGAAGTGCAACAACGGCTGGTGCGCGGTCGTGTACGCCGGCTACTTCGAGAAGGACCAGGCCACCCTCGGACCCGCGGCCATCGGACACCGGCACGACTGGGAACACGTCGTGGTGTGGATCAACGACAACCAGGTCCAGTACGTCTCGACGTCGCAGCACAGCGGCTGGAAGTGGTATCCCCGCTCGTCGGTGCGTTTCGACGGCACCCACCCGAAGGTCGTCTACAACAAGGACGGCGCCTCGACCCACTTCTTCCGCCTCGCGAACAACAACGACGAACCGCCGGAGAACGTCACCGGTGGCTGGTTCTATCCGCGCCTCGTCGGCTGGAACGGCTACCCGACGGGCCTGCGCGACAAGCTCATGAACGCGAACTTCGGCGACGCCACGATCAAGATTTCGGACAGCACCTTCAACGACGCCCTCAACAACTCCAAGCCCGCCGGGATCCCGTTCGACCCCTACGCCTGACACCGGATCGGCCGTCCGGGGCCGTAGGTCCGACGGCTGCGCGCGCTGCGCAGGTGTTCGACTCTTTTCGGTTGATTCTCGGCCACATTCCCCAGGTACGGTAGCCGTGCGTAGAGCACTCGCGTACGTTCAGTTCTCGTTGCACATGGCCAGCAGCGACAGCGGGGGTCCGGCCGTCGTCCCGTGGGGGGAACGGCGGCTGGACCTCCGGCTCTCCCCTCGCATTCACCCGCCTCGTCGGCGACCGCCCCGCCACACTTGCGGCGCGGACGACCAGGCGCTTTAATAAATGGACGTTCATTTACTAACTGGAGGGGAGTCGTGGTGACAGGACGCCCTCGGGGAGTGGATGACGCGGTGATCCTGCGTACGACAGCTGAGGTGGTCGGCCGGGTAGGTCCCGCGGGACTCACCCTGGCGGTCGTGGCCCGGGAGGTGGGGATGGTCCCCGCCACGCTCGTGCAGCGGTTCGGATCCAAGCGCGGTCTGCTGCTGGCGCTCGCCGAGCAGTCCGCGAAGGACGCCAGCGCACTCTTCGGACGTAAGCGATCCGAGCACGAGCCGGCTCTTGAGGCACTGGTGACGCTGACGGTGGAGTCGATGGCCCCCATGGCCTCGCCCGAGATGTACGCCAACCACCTGGCCTTCCTGTGCATCGACCTGACCGATCCGCAGTTCCACCAGCACGCACTGGCCGTTCACCAGGTCCAGGGGCAGGCGGTGGAGAGCCTGCTGGCAGAGGCGGTGTCCACCGGCGCGCTCCGCACCGGAACGGACGTCGTGGCCCTGGCCCGGTCCGTGCAGGCGGCCACCGCCGGCACCGGCCTGATGTGGGCACTCGACCGGCAGGGCACGCTCGCACAACGGCTCCGGCAAGGGATCGACACCGCGCTCTGCCCCCACCTCCAGCCGCCCGACCGATCCACCCTGGAGTAGCCGTGAACAACGAGGAGATCCGGCCGCTGACCGGAAAGGTGGCCCTGGTCGCCGGGGGCACCCGGGGCGGTGGGCGGGGTGTCGCCGTAGCCCTCGGCGCCGCGGGCGCGACGGTGTACGTCACCGGCCGCAGCAGCGCGGCCGGACGCTCCGGCCTGGACCGGCCGGAGACCATCGAGGCCACCGCGCAGGCGGTCACCGCCGCCGGAGGCCTCGGCATCCCGGTGCGCACCGACCACAGCAGGCCGGAGGAGGTCCGCGTCCTGGTCGACCGGATCGAGGCGGAGCAGAGCGGGCAGTTGGACGTCCTGGTCAACTCCGTGTGGGGCGGCGATCCGCTCACCGACTGGGAACACCCGCTGTGGGAGCAGGACCTGGACACCGGGATCCGGCTGCTGCGGCAGGCGGTCGAGACGCACGTCATCACCAGCCGTTTCGCGCTGCCGCTGATGGTCGCCCGCAAGCGCGGCCTGGTGGTGGAGGTCACCGACGGCAACACCGCCCGCTATCGCGGATCGTTCTTCTACGATCTGGCGAAGTCCTCCGTGATCCGCCTCGCCGTCGCGCAGGCGGCCGAACTGAAACCGCACGGCGTCGCCGCCGTCGCGATCACGCCGGGCTTCCTGCGCTCGGAGGCACTGCTGGAGCACTTCGGCGTCACCGAGGACAACTGGCGCGACGGGGTGGCCAAGGACCCGAACTTCGCACACTCCGAGACCCCGGCCTATCTGGGAAGGGCGATCGTCGCGCTGGCCGCCGACCCCGACATCATGGCGAAGAGCGGTCGGGCCCTGGCCACCTGGGGCCTGTACCAGGAGTACGGATTCACCGACGCGGACGGTACACAGCCGGACTTCGCCGCTCACTGGGCCGCGTCCCTGGAACAGGAGTACGGGCCGCTCGGAGAGCCGCTCTGACGGCACCGGGACGCCACCCCGGCGTCCGCCGAGCAGTTCCACGTCCACGGATGTGAACTCTGCGCGGTACGCCCCGAACCCGCGACGCCTCGTGCCCACACGGCCGCAACTCCGGGAAACACCGCCCTCGCCGCGCTCGCATTCCCCGACCACGAAGCCCTGAACTGCGGGAATAAACTCTACGCGCGGAGACCACCGTTGACGGCGCGACAGGGCCGTGCTATTCAGATCTGGCGCACCGTTGGACTAGACCTAGTTCACGTCCTTGAACAAGCGCTGGAAGGCCCCCCACATGAAACTTCGCTCCAAAGTCCTCGCTCTGGCCACCGCGGCGGGCATAGCCGGCACGCTCGGCCTGCTGGGCGCCAACGCCGACGCGGCGTCCCCCTCCGTCGCGCCCGGTGGCAACTTCAACCTGTCCGTATGGCAGTTGCAGGAGCCGGTCGGCTCCCCCGGATCGCCGACCACCATCTCGTCGTCCCGGCTCCAGGGTCCGAACGGGTTCCAGGACTCGTACTTCTACACCGACACCCGCGACGGAGCCATGACCTTCTGGGC from the Streptomyces sp. RKAG293 genome contains:
- a CDS encoding helix-turn-helix domain-containing protein produces the protein MTGRPRGVDDAVILRTTAEVVGRVGPAGLTLAVVAREVGMVPATLVQRFGSKRGLLLALAEQSAKDASALFGRKRSEHEPALEALVTLTVESMAPMASPEMYANHLAFLCIDLTDPQFHQHALAVHQVQGQAVESLLAEAVSTGALRTGTDVVALARSVQAATAGTGLMWALDRQGTLAQRLRQGIDTALCPHLQPPDRSTLE
- a CDS encoding NPP1 family protein, which gives rise to MRPMRPGRFRRSALASVLSAAALVMVVPTDASASILQSLPQNADGLEQSFSPAFDYDGDGCYATAAIGTDGTLNPGLKPGGDVNGHCHDYPQLANSNTYSREKCNNGWCAVVYAGYFEKDQATLGPAAIGHRHDWEHVVVWINDNQVQYVSTSQHSGWKWYPRSSVRFDGTHPKVVYNKDGASTHFFRLANNNDEPPENVTGGWFYPRLVGWNGYPTGLRDKLMNANFGDATIKISDSTFNDALNNSKPAGIPFDPYA
- a CDS encoding formylglycine-generating enzyme family protein, coding for MSLADLTLDQWQSLDLPAARRFAQLAADRVGGRVSLVGAAERLGAPWHRARIEKDGREFALIPGGEVTLGFDVDAWQPTPGQLADYAASMEEGFGYGSDLKAHLAELVSPRRTVTLATMLMSVEDEDLTELPADMPALLAKNGVRMPSADEWEYACGAGAATLFRWGDECSLDGTPDEDGNGPQHELSVFGLRIAYDVYRTELSSDVTAVHGGDGGEAVCGGYGNLLAWLPLATANRNPFLAEFVYGPDGEGVGEEFSTRHVITLA
- a CDS encoding SDR family oxidoreductase; translation: MNNEEIRPLTGKVALVAGGTRGGGRGVAVALGAAGATVYVTGRSSAAGRSGLDRPETIEATAQAVTAAGGLGIPVRTDHSRPEEVRVLVDRIEAEQSGQLDVLVNSVWGGDPLTDWEHPLWEQDLDTGIRLLRQAVETHVITSRFALPLMVARKRGLVVEVTDGNTARYRGSFFYDLAKSSVIRLAVAQAAELKPHGVAAVAITPGFLRSEALLEHFGVTEDNWRDGVAKDPNFAHSETPAYLGRAIVALAADPDIMAKSGRALATWGLYQEYGFTDADGTQPDFAAHWAASLEQEYGPLGEPL